The following nucleotide sequence is from Populus nigra chromosome 15, ddPopNigr1.1, whole genome shotgun sequence.
ccccacatcttcttacccttaagaaaatttcgcattacatagctccaatacgaatagttcttcccatccaacctcacactcacagactaaagtgaatcatctctttcagtagccataattaacaatcacagagaaccagaatgcaaaagcagcggaaaacaaaataccaaattgcagaaactgaacagagattgtagaaactaaacaaatatcttctcaaaattatacaattactccaaaacacaaaaccaatttgcagaaactgaacgcaaataccaaattgcaaaagctgaaggatagacgaaataccaaaataattgcagaaactgacgaaataccaaattttgcagaagcggaagacaaaatctCACTCCAAGTTGGATCCGCGAACTTGTGTTTGAGATTAAGCCTCGTTTCATAaaaccagctctgataccatgttaaattaattaagataaaatagagaaaggagactagaattctgaataatctgtatattatgaatgcttagtcttaacttaaatacaaataaagtatatataggtcaaactgaaagtactattctacccttaataaataagactatataaatattatttaacaaataaaagtaTGCCTTGACCACAGATAAACAGGAACATCCatccattttttcttttcttttctttttataagcaAAAGATACATTGGAAACGCCTTGGAGAATCAGGACCGGAGGAAACAGAGACCAAGGAGCAAagcataatgaaaaacaaaaacagacgaaaagccaataaataaataaaaacgagATGACAACCAAGACTAGAGTCAGCAACCATCCTGTGACAATCTGCAATTTTGTTACTTGATATAAATTTACAGGGTCCTATATAATTTCTGATTTATACAAGACTCTGCAGATTTATATCAAGTCGTCTTTACAGTTGAGGGAGGATTCAAGACAGGAAGAGACGTATGCTATTTGCTGGATGTGCCAGTTTTTAATGGCGGCCTAAGCATGCAATTCTCATTAATGTCAAGACTTTAGTGGCAGTGGCGTAGTTATCAAAGTGCTGCAATAACACtataaatacaatattttaatattcatataaatatcattactttttaaaatgttttttatttaaaaatatattaaaataatattttttttattttttaaaaattattgttgatatcagcgcatcaaaatatctaaaaacattaaaaaatattaattaaaaacaaataaaaaaatttaatttttttaaaaatatttttgaaacaaacTCTGATGgatatttcatattaataacTTAGCATTATGAAGCGAGAAGATTGCATCTCTCCAAATTATTGACCTTCGTAAGTTCAGTTaatatctctttctttctttgaattgATCGCATACTTGAGGTTCTttgttaagattttaaaatatgttttgagaCAAGATGTTTGGAGGTATTtgatatacttaatttttatcgtatttttactttaattttatgttagtttatctttagtttcttttattgtatatagtttttatttgtttcatctaattttatgtacaaagaaataaattcatgaatcaCGGGTggttttgaagtaaaaaaaatcatcattcaaTCCTTGAATTCTAGCTAAGCATTAGACCCAATTGGATTTAGATTCATGGTAGTGGGAATGCCTATTTAAGAgccaattaaataataattaaaattaactttaaagaTGTCTATTTGACTTGTGTACACGTTTTGGGGGAAAGAAGGGAAGGAGGAAAGTAAAATTCTCTATTGTTtggttttatataatatataattgaggaattttattgattgttttatataaaatactcTATTGTTTTGTATATACAAAGTTATGATCAATTGATTTTAACCACAGTGCAAGTCGATGAagaattatatatttcaaaaacaaattctcaATCCATTACCTCATCCTTAAACCCCCAAACTATTCCTAGCCAATTAAACTCCCTCCTATGCCAACATAGGAATAATCTTACGCTGAAACTTTCAATTAACAAGGAAAGGCCATTATTGAatcctatttatatatatatatatatatatatatatatatatatatatatatatatatatatatatattatttggctTAAGCCTAGCCATTTCAGGAACCGACTCCACAATTTCCATACATCATAACAACTAAAGAAAAGATGATCCAacgttttgtttttattgctcTACACAAAATGGTCATAAAACTTCCtccaaattcaataaatatacaTGAACAAGAAACTTCTTAGTGCAGAAGAGACTCCTCTATGAAgtaataaccaaataaaaacatcaattttaggAGGAACTATACTTTTCCATAAGAGATtagtttgaaatgaagaaacATTCGAGCAATTAATTATGTCAATCAACGTAGTGCGAGACTTGACCAAATACATACCATTGCTTTCTTGCTTCCAACATTTTGAACTAGCTTTATACcccagtatatatatatatatatatatatatatatatatatatacacacacacaccccttGTAACAAGTTAAGCAATTGATACATCTGAGCAAGCTCTAAATCTCCTAAGTTCCTTTTCCAAACTAGCTAGGTTTTAGTGCCAGTAGCCATTGTTTTGGTATCCTATATCTGCAACTTGATCTTGCAGTGTTGTTATGAGGGCAAATAACCAAGGAAATTGAGTTTAGAGGATCATTTTCAAGCCAGCACCCTGTCAAGAAATTCTCACCATTTTTCCTACagtgttttagtttatttttaaactaaacttatcctctcttttttttcaattacattttaCTTACTAAAATAAATCTTGTtggattgattttcttttttttcttttgattttgaaaaacttgtcaatacaaaaacaatatgcaaaatgatccaaaaattatgaaattactAGAAATTTACCAAATCATgtcaaaaacataatttctaagaatttttgtattttgttttaattttttaaaaaacatattgaaagcAGAGGTAAAAAAACAAGTGATGACACATACCATGCTAGATTGTACTTTAGGAAATAGTTAGGATATTCATACCAAATGATGAACATAGAAACTAGGAGAGAATTAATATCAAAGTGCATCGTCATAGCAAGAACCTTGCGTGAGTATAGTCTAGTCATCCAtgagaattgaatttgtttgtttggtatataattaatattaattatgattGTTAAATGTTGAATTTCTAAACTCTAACTCACTCTCCCATTAATTTCTCAACTTCTATATTCAAACCAGCTTCAAATCCTTTCAGATTCAGTCAGTAGTTAGTTAACTACTTGCGCACAAATTCTCACAACACTTGGATTAGTTTAGAATCATATGCcaataaattatttaggatTGTACATCtctatttttaagttttgatttgcGTGATGCGAGAACAGCTAGAACACAATCTTCAGCAGAACGATTCTTACTTTTTCTGTACTATATATCGACAACCAGGTAACCACCATGTTATAGGGTAAAGTTATAGGTTAATGTGTGCTTTACAAGCTAGGCATATAAATTGatccataaaaataacttattttccaGATTCCCAGTCTTAACAATCATTCCAGTCAAGAATTCCAGCCACGCCACCTCAAAGAAGAAACGGCTGCCCCTGTTAGGTGCACGGTGTTTTAGAATTgtgattatgattattttttaaaatatttttttatttaaaaatatattaaaataatatttttttaatttttaaaaattatttttaatattatcacattaaagtaatctacaaatataaaaaaaaatattaaacttttaaCAAACAGGATAGATCCAGTTTTCAATTCTGAATcataaaaatgaacaaaaatccattatttttcttagtaTCGAGCAAATAATTAAGGTGTTAAATCTTGTATctccttcattatttttcttctctatctTTGTCATTATTAAGCtctctgattttatttttctttcttaaatcaTGACGACCATACTAATTGAAATTGCCTCGACATGAAGGGTCTTTCTTTTCCTAGTGCAAAAGCAAGGATGGTGATGGGTTTCGATAGTCTTGTAGCTCCtgcaaatttatataaaatatctaataatattatttaaattccaTGCATATATTACCTTCTATATAGTTTCTACATaaacatatgttttttaaaatatttggatCAAAGTCAGTAAAATTTAACAAGATATcggaaattaaaatttatataaattttaatttccgATATCTTGTTTATACTCTAAACTAAGTAATCACAATCAAGTATCTCCGACCCCtctatataatatcaaaaaactaTACATAACTTTATACATTTCTATCAATGATTATGTAAAATAGTTTTCACTAACATACCCACCTGGGCCCTGGCAACGAGAGCCAAACTATATCATCTGTTCTTCGTGCGTCTTTATTTCTTCAGTACCGGGCAAGGCTAACTTGTGGTGACTCCATGGACGAGAATCGTGCTGGCTTACTATAGATTTGGGGTCCCTGCATGATGAAACCTTTGGCAATTAAGCACATGATATGTCTCTCTTTGGTTACCGAATGAGAAACAGAAATTTTTGACAGATTTCGGAATTGGACAGTACATGGAATTTTAAaatcagaagaagaaaatgacatGATAATGCATGGGTACAAGGTCATGTTGGACCTGCTTGTTCTTGAAAATGAGAAATAGATGGCCATTGGAAATTATGAAGGctttacattaattttattacatactctcaaataaaataaataaataaaaacaatattaagacTCGAACTCttataccatattaaaaaacaatctcaatccataaatttaaattaatgaaaaaccaaaacaaaattatgttaTATTCTAACCGACTGATTTAGATAACTTCATCAAATTTCCTTGATTTAATAATAAACTAGGAAGACTTGAATGACTTCATAGAATTTCCTAGCTTTAACAATAGACAAGGGAATCTTTACTTCCataaataagagagaaaattgTTTGCTGGTGGGGTAGCTTTAAGAATATATCCATGTGTAGGTGTGTATCATTTTCCTAAATGAAGACTAAgactaaaatttgaattaaaaaaaatagtttgttaTGACTAATTATCTTCATGCCGATTAACTTAGTTGGAAAAGTCatcaaataagaagaaaaaaaaatggaatttccacttataaatatattgttcATATTGTTGTAtgtaaaaaaatggagaaatttGATAAGAAGTCAAGTAATAAGTTTCGAGAAGGGACGGTGATGTTGTCGGGCATGCAACAACGAGTGATTCTAAACAGTCAAGTGTTAGTCTACAATAACTAGATGAGAATCTGTTCACAGATTATGTGAATAGTTTAGTAGATACATTTATGAACCAATGAAATAAGTTTAAGTCTAAAAGGAGGTCTGATCGTGCTAGACCAAACTAACAACTCAAACATATCACAATTTTTTATCCAACCGTTGGATTGtgttcaaatttttacaagagagTTTCCAGTGgctattttttctttagtaGCCACTGCGTCGCTACGCGAACTATTGAATCTTTAGATATCAAAAATTTCGTCAAGGTCCttaattttgactttttttttattttcctttttatttttggattccctatttattttggatattatgCTTCATCTTTCCttcataatttcaaatttttattttgtttcctagTTAAGGTTAGGTTTCTAGTTTATTTAAAGCTTTgtaaacctcataaaaaaacaaacttcatTACtattatttcaaagaaaataattttgtgaATTTAGAATACATATTTGCAATTCTTTTTGCTCATCaaagattgtgttttttttattattgttatctttaACTTCCATGCACCCGATAGAAAACATGTATTGTATTGActaatctttttgttttgttcaatatttttataattgctaattggaaaaaaagaaaaacaaaaaaacaaaaccaaaaaccctCCTTGCCTTGTCAAGTAAGTTTTGGAGACAGTGAACATACTTTTCACATGGAGTTTTGTGATTCTATTATCTACTTTAACTTATACTTTTTAATCTTATATAGATTTGTGTATCCATTCAAGTTCTTTTGTGCTATGTTAGCATATCctctaaaagttttttattgctataattattatatttatgaaaaaaaattcaaatttatttttagaaaataattactttgtATCACAAAATAAGATCAAAGACAGAAGTAGGATTTTATTGGCTTACCATTATAAGAAATATTAGGGTAAATTGAaatgagtaaaaataaaaatgagttacCTTAGGAACGGCCAATGCGTAACTATTAGTATGAACTACCTACTGCATGCAAGGATCAAATCAGAaagattttaagttttaaagGGCTTCATGACCTCTCCACGGaagtttaatatgaaataacAAACATTATAACTTTGAGACACACACTTaagtaaatagaaaaactaattcCAGAAAATTTCttaccataaaataaaattaaataaaaaattcatgctatgcattatcaaaaattaaatccaaatcaattaaatcatatattttttattattattgtattagTACATATTTAGAACTCAAGTGCTTTGCTGGTCACTTGACTAGTACATTTAGCATTATAAAACctaagttattaaacttagtctCACCTTGACTAAAGTTATAGGTTAATCTAGATTGAACTAGGTTAatgcattttagttttttttaatttaaaattaaaaaaattaaaaaaacaaatcaaatcaagtttcATCCAAGTCAAACAAGCCATGACTTAATTTGCCAAGTTAATTGAGTTAAAATGAGTCAACTTTggaatgacttttttttaaaattaactcagGATACGGTTCTATAATTATGCACAAAATTGTATCCATCTTGTTTACATCTCCCAAATAAAATGCACCCCTTGATATTTTAGTGCACACTAGTAGGGGGTGGCTCGCGCTATACCACAgggtaatatttttttgcatgaaaaatatcaaaaaacactAATATCCAAAAGTATTATATCTATCTGCAAAGCTAGACTCATGAGTCTTAGGTCTGGCTGTAACGTTTGATccaagaataatatttataatattaattataataccactagtaatatttttaatattaataataatattaaacttgtctgaCCCAAGTTCTTATAACTTTTTATTCcttgaaatcaaatttattgttttttttatagtaataatatttttttaaaaaaattattaatgataatgataaccataacaaaaaaataaaaataatactaatgATTATAAACTTGAGTCTAGGGCCCCAGCCAGAACCAAGTTTATGGGTCTAGTTTccctgataataataataataatactaaatttATCTGACCCAAGTTCTTATCGTTTTTAatcccttcaaataaaatttatagtttttcttcaataataataatattttttaaaaaatttaataataataaatataagaataagaataacaaCGACGATGACGACGAagacaataacaacaataaaaataatttttaattttacccttcaaatcaaatctataatttttttcaataataaaaaaaattcaaatttattaataattatattaataatgacaataatatttataatattaaacatgcataactccagttcttataatttttaattttatccttcaaatgaaatctatggttatttttcaatattaataatatttttttaaaattattaattattatattaacaatattcattataataaaaataataatatttttaatacaaataataatattaaatttacatgacccaagtttaagtgggtatGGCTGCAACTCCAGGCCCAAGATCCTTGGATATGGCTACAACGTCAGGCCCGAGAGCCTTAGATTCTGGTCTAGCTGCAAGGTCGTGtaataaaagtgtgataattaaataaaaaaattaatattaaaaaacaaaatttaaaaagaaataattgaaaaagaaataattgaaaaagaaaaaacaaggcaaAACATTATTCTATTAAATAGTACTTTTCAAGGAGGGGTACAATAAAATTCCCTTATGAGATCacgataatctaataaaaagtaaataaaacaaattataaaatttaattctcaatcaaattgatattaaaatatgaaattgaaagaaaaaaaatatgaatcaactgggttaacctgtcaaactgtGTTAATCCGTCAAATTCAAGATCTATATTATGAGaatgtaataattaaataaaaaattaaatattaacaaactaaataaaaaaaatattaattaaaaaaaacaaaaacaaaatataactaAAAGCATAAGCCTTTTTGCTATTGATTGCATAGTACAATATACAGTAAAAGgttgattttttatagttatagttaataaatacataattggatttttttaatcatgaataTGTAATTGGATGTTGCATCACCcaacaaccaaaacaaattagaatttgCATAATCATCATATATCTTCTCTTTTCTAATACTGAAAATACTAATTAAGCATTTATACATGATTAAGCTCTTCCGCGGCTTCTAGCCCACATCCTATTGGACGGTTACGGTCCTTCCAGGAAGCATCAAAACATACGACACCGTAACAACACGTGGTTCGAGGGCTCCACCTCCCTCTCCCTCTATAAACATGTTGTGGCTTCTCAAAAATAAACActgcagaaagaaaaaaaaacccaccattTGAGGAAGTCCCCTTTTATCACTCTCTCAAGAACATAAGCTCACCCTTCCAAAACCCATGGAACCTATTGAAAATATTGGTGAAGAATACCAAAATTATTGGGAGACTAAAATGTTTCTCCAAAATGAAGAGCTTGATAGGTATAGTGTGTGCATCCCCTTTCCATGCATGGattcttgcttttgtttttcttgtaacCTGCTAAGGtggcttttttatctttttattttgaggCAGTTGGGCAATTGATGAGGCCTTTTCAGGCTACTATGACTCAAGTTCGCCGGACGGAGCAGCCTCATCGGCAGCCTCTAAGAATATTGTTTCAGAAAGGAATAGGAGGAAGAAGCTCAATGAAAGACTCTTTGCACTTAGAGCCGTGGTCCCCAACATTAGTAAGGTGATGACATCAACACTTCaccaattttgtttctttctttaagTTCTATCTTTAGATAAATTATTGAGTGTGATTTGGACTATACAtgagttgattattttgttcttCTAGATGGACAAGGCGTCAATAATTAGGGATGCCATTGACTACATCCAAGAATTGCAcgatcaagagaaaaaaatccaagctgAACTAAGTGAACTTGAATCTGGGAAATCGAAGAAAAATCAGGGTGCTTTTGGTGTATATTACCACCAAGAGTTGCCAGTCTTGTTGAgatctaagaaaaagaaaattgattatcAATTTTGTGATTTTGGAGGATCCAAGGTTTCTCCTATTGAGCTTCTTGAAGTATGTCCCTTCGTCTCTCCTTCTCTTATGACACTACTGattcattgattttcttttctatttttttttttgtatattcgTTTGTTGATGTTAACATCAAATACATGGCATGTAGAAATGGTGgggtaaatttatttatttatttatttttattttttttgcgcGGCAGCTAAGGGTTGCTTACATGGGAGAGAATACATTATTGGTGAGCTTGACATGCAATAAAAGAACAGACACAATGGTGAAACTTTGCGAGGTTTTTGAATCATTGGGACTCAAAATTATTACAGCAAATATCACGACTGTCTCAGGGAGAGTCTTGAAGACGGTCTTCATTGAGGTTAGTctcttcaattaatttatttttttccctacaTATATCATTTCACGCATCTCCACATGTCACAGTACATATGGCACTAATTAAAACCAAATGAGATTGAAGACTTTGAGTGAAAAGCTCTCTGTAACACGACAAATTAGCATGTGATTGTGACATCAATTTAGATATGAATAATAGCCTAATTAACCATTAAGACTATAagagttcttgtttttttaccaTGCATATCATGATTGAGGAATATAACTCTACACGGAGATGTTATAATATCTTCtaataattgataaattatgGGTTGATTTAGAATCAAAATAGTAGTTTACATTCATtcattaattaagataaaagaTTGTTGCGAAGATATTTCAGCTAAAAGAAGGTAATAAAACCCCACAACTTTCAAGATAAACGTCCACCACCCATTAAGatgtaaaaatcaagtttattttCAAACTAGAGTGCAAAGATCAATCATATTTTTGGTAAAAAGTTTGCTGGTGTCATGATATTGATTTAGTTGTGCTCGCTGTGATGTGAACACCCTCTTCTTTTGGCTTATATACTTATACATATAACCAAAATAAAGAGAATAGAGtgaaaaatcaaatcgaataaataaatagataagcATATTAACGGTTAGGATACTTGGTGATTTAGTTAGCATCCCATCTTCAAAAAGACGAGTATTCAAAGGGCAAAGTGATGGAAGTGGCATAAAAAAAGTGAGGCATGAACAGTTGGAAACCGATAAGACCACTTTAATAAAGTGGGATCATACCATTGCGATTTTAATAATTTGGGGCAATCATGATTGGTGCAAGCCAGAGTGTTGGAATAAAAACAATCGAGAGACCAAAGTGATGAAAGGACCCCATCAATTTTCCACCATGTACAAGCATAAATAATCTTTTCCCTCTTTAGTGATCTAACCCATTCACAATTGTTTTGTGGGAATTAGTGGGATCTTGTGAAGATCTTTTTTCCACTCCACAAACTAGATCACTTGAAAATATGTGTCTTATTAGATGGTAATGGCACGAAGCTTTATAATCTGGTGCCATTACCATCAATCTTGTAAAGATTTTTGAGaatataataatagttgttttttttaataattttcgctcagaaatatattaaaataatatttttaaaaaaattaatttaaaataaaaagaaatttaatttttttcaaaaatatttttttaaaaaaaaacaggatctaaatcaaatgtaaaaaactcaatgatgaataaaaaagtcattaaaatCATTGTTAAACTTCACTCAAGGTTGGCCCGATACAAGTTCTGAATCACAAATTAAATGGGTTAAATTAGACTCGAGTTAGGTTTCAGGTCAATCAGGTCCCAGATcagattaagtttaataatagttatacaCTATATCAACtctcaaatgaatttttaaaaaccaaacccaagttaggttttgaatttattgtgttataaaatgtgataattattgtagttcaaaatattttttgttcggaaatgtatcaaaataatatattttttattttttaaaaattatttttgacatcaaaacaatctaaaaacattaaaaaaattaaatttgttaaaaacacaatatcaatcacgttttcaaataatatctaaatttaataatagtGACTCGTTAcatttacaataaaaacaaataaattgtaCTTACAAAAGTGATATTATAATGGTTTATAAATGGGAGCCGCAATAAATTAACTGAAAACGGACAAgaagattcattttttttagttgtccATATCACAGATACAATGTATACAATGTTTAGTTTGCCAAAAATAAGGAGGCATGTTTCCCACATGCAATGCATTTTCAAATATGGAGAAGCAAAAGCACGTAAATCTCATGGCATAATAAAAGAATGAGATGCATACAAAGACATGCTTCTAATTTTATGAACTCTCTGGTTTTTCTAAGGTGGATCTAACTCAATTTGACCCTTCTAGTAATCACCCTTGCTGTTTCATATTTgtataacctttttttattccCTAACAATTGCTTCATGGCACACTGCAAAAGCATGGTGAAAAATGAAGCAAGGAATTAACTCGGTTTTATTATCTGGTCGACCCGAGATAAAACCCAGTCAAAACTAGATTAAgatcttatgattttttaattaaaaaaatagatcgaAAAACTTTCCTATGACACTACCCCACCATAAATGGTTGAAAATGAGGTCTACATTATATTGTTTTAGGATATGTTATAAAGAATAAGATAAGGAgggttttgaattaattaatgtgtGATATGGATAGCTAGATATCATCAACATTTTGTCgtctgtttatttatttttaattgtttattcaaCTTGTTTTGTGTTCATTACATTTAAAATTGGAAATCAAAACACCTGCTATGTTTGAAATTTGTGTTCAATCACTAATTAAGACAATTTTTTTACCTGTTACACGACTGGACTCCGGGATTTAGGGTAACCTGTACTCCATTGTCCTCGATTTCCACGAAGTAtggcatatttatttatttttttactaattttttatatatccaaattaaagaaattttcaTAGAACATAATCCAAGTTTCGGGTAGtggattgaaagaaatttttatttgttttttttataaatatattaaaaaaaattatttttttaaaaaattatttttgatatctatacgttaaaacaatctaaaaacataaaaaataaataattttaagcaaaacaatatttaaattttcataaaacacCGTTTCTACTTGAtggaaaatattaaaagtttcCGGCCAAGAGGGTCTTGGCCAGGGGTGAAGGAGCATAGAAAACTAAGGTGAGCCCAGGTAAAAAAatagatcttaaaaaaaatatagtatcccatcttataattataagtatagcctttttatttatcttttttcaaattcagaTATGTAAATATTTCCTCTACATTAT
It contains:
- the LOC133673805 gene encoding transcription factor bHLH35-like, translated to MEPIENIGEEYQNYWETKMFLQNEELDSWAIDEAFSGYYDSSSPDGAASSAASKNIVSERNRRKKLNERLFALRAVVPNISKMDKASIIRDAIDYIQELHDQEKKIQAELSELESGKSKKNQGAFGVYYHQELPVLLRSKKKKIDYQFCDFGGSKVSPIELLELRVAYMGENTLLVSLTCNKRTDTMVKLCEVFESLGLKIITANITTVSGRVLKTVFIEADEEEKDQLKIRIEAAIAALNDPPSPMSI